In Geminocystis sp. NIES-3708, a single window of DNA contains:
- a CDS encoding MOSC domain-containing protein, with amino-acid sequence MKVSGIFLYPIKSCQGISLKKALITPKGLRYFSDSNIYDRQFMLVDDQGKFLTQRQYPELATIKVKINNNSLDLSSEYDNISPFQLIPSNTKKNIKVKVWSDHTMAIDQGDEVANWFKNALKIDISCRLVQQSDEYIRVINSRYSTRENQPVSFADGFPFLLTNTASLEALNQRLKNKYSSEQFQVSMDRFRPNIVVESEFSFMEDTWQKIAIGEVNFSVVKSCSRCIITTTDQKTGKTNPEKEPLLTLSNFRNTTEGIMFGQNLIAINDGIIEIGDQLKTDEALM; translated from the coding sequence ATGAAAGTTAGCGGTATTTTTCTTTATCCCATCAAATCTTGTCAAGGCATTAGTCTAAAAAAAGCATTAATTACTCCTAAAGGTTTACGATATTTTTCTGATTCTAATATTTATGATCGTCAATTTATGTTAGTCGATGACCAAGGTAAATTTTTGACTCAAAGACAATATCCAGAATTAGCAACTATTAAAGTGAAAATTAACAATAATTCACTTGATTTAAGTAGTGAATATGATAATATATCACCGTTTCAATTAATTCCTTCTAATACTAAAAAAAATATTAAAGTTAAGGTTTGGAGTGATCATACTATGGCCATTGATCAGGGAGATGAAGTGGCAAACTGGTTTAAAAATGCCTTAAAAATAGACATATCTTGTCGTTTAGTTCAACAATCAGATGAGTATATTCGAGTCATTAATTCTCGGTATTCCACCCGTGAAAATCAACCTGTGAGTTTCGCTGATGGGTTTCCTTTTTTATTAACTAATACCGCCTCTTTAGAAGCATTAAATCAACGTTTAAAAAATAAATATTCCTCAGAACAATTTCAGGTGAGTATGGATCGTTTTCGTCCTAATATTGTAGTGGAAAGTGAATTTTCTTTTATGGAAGATACATGGCAAAAAATTGCGATTGGGGAAGTTAATTTTTCAGTGGTTAAATCCTGTAGTCGTTGTATAATTACTACCACCGATCAAAAAACTGGTAAAACAAATCCTGAAAAAGAACCTTTATTAACATTAAGTAATTTTCGTAATACAACTGAAGGAATTATGTTTGGACAAAATCTTATTGCTATAAATGATGGAATTATCGAAATTGGTGATCAATTAAAAACTGATGAGGCTCTAATGTAA
- a CDS encoding patatin-like phospholipase family protein has translation MNIQHRTIGLTFSGGGFRAAGFSLGTMVLLKRIGLMEKVQAISSASGGSITAAFFLVAKAHFYSEHKNDSFEMSNFMDKFYHPLKKFLESDIVANAILSNLGEEEKMIKKAANCYQEQLQEILENSENTMMTEQIWELLTTTDTSPDCLSINATNMTDASLFRFAMLRTQTTKKGMVIGNTFIDVSDPNSANSEMIECCQNLKLGDMIAASSCFPIGFEPIIFPDNFYSEGCLKEVLKNQKSVALMDAGLYDNLALTSIESLRPNFENPNQEQKITLRYPIKLVIATDADNLEPSSALLDPDQLNKENDPNTLFEQLPHVVNLLVTLLDSIFQKFNLYSKLVNWLVSKVGIKEVNASTSQSWRSLDKNKLAKLIPNRIKELSPTFGAFLKRNRNLTYQFLQYKYEQENKNYDQENKKINLLRNLIFDLYNRNDPDTALSELVPKLTELSQESLADNSESDSEAILREMRKINTLVLALMSSQNSASDYQIETFKNEDNNLKSIICLTKLATALPTTLWLKWYTHCNVESKEKSGPSKSLIDDILKDESTCIWKTDSTTESFITFATESGDSKKTTAAEVVIACGFVAACYNLLEYSANKIGVLYSNSDNSNNSGETMLKLRELYQYRNDLKTLNDFGHKFRNELEQLGFKEFENAALIWFKIISISFPQSSSSDEEILHHFIKQIMVIATTDIT, from the coding sequence ATGAATATTCAACATCGCACAATTGGCTTAACATTTTCTGGTGGCGGATTTCGAGCAGCAGGATTCTCTTTAGGAACAATGGTTTTATTGAAACGGATTGGTTTAATGGAAAAAGTTCAAGCCATTTCATCTGCCTCTGGTGGTTCAATTACAGCCGCTTTTTTTCTGGTAGCTAAAGCCCATTTCTATTCTGAACATAAAAATGATTCATTTGAGATGTCAAACTTTATGGATAAATTCTATCATCCCTTGAAAAAATTTTTAGAAAGCGACATAGTTGCAAATGCTATTTTATCTAACTTGGGTGAAGAGGAAAAAATGATCAAAAAAGCGGCGAATTGTTATCAAGAGCAATTGCAAGAAATACTTGAAAATTCAGAAAATACAATGATGACAGAGCAAATTTGGGAGTTACTAACAACAACTGATACATCTCCCGATTGCTTAAGTATTAATGCCACAAATATGACAGATGCGTCTTTATTCAGATTCGCAATGTTGCGGACGCAGACAACAAAAAAAGGAATGGTTATTGGCAATACATTTATTGATGTATCTGATCCTAATTCCGCTAATTCAGAAATGATAGAATGTTGTCAAAACTTGAAATTAGGAGACATGATTGCGGCTTCTTCTTGCTTTCCTATTGGTTTTGAACCGATAATTTTTCCCGATAATTTTTATAGTGAAGGTTGCTTAAAAGAAGTACTCAAAAATCAGAAAAGTGTTGCTTTAATGGATGCAGGTCTTTATGATAACTTAGCCTTAACTTCTATTGAATCTTTAAGACCAAATTTTGAGAATCCTAATCAAGAACAAAAAATAACTCTTCGTTATCCTATAAAACTAGTAATTGCTACAGATGCAGATAATCTTGAACCGTCAAGTGCTTTATTAGATCCCGATCAACTAAACAAAGAAAATGATCCTAATACTTTGTTTGAACAACTTCCTCATGTTGTAAATTTACTTGTCACATTACTTGATTCTATCTTTCAAAAGTTCAATCTTTATTCTAAATTGGTGAATTGGTTGGTATCTAAAGTAGGCATAAAAGAAGTTAACGCTTCAACATCTCAATCTTGGCGATCGCTTGATAAAAATAAATTAGCAAAGTTAATTCCTAATCGAATAAAAGAACTATCTCCTACATTTGGAGCATTTTTAAAAAGAAATCGCAACTTAACTTATCAGTTTTTACAGTATAAATATGAACAAGAAAACAAAAATTATGACCAAGAAAATAAGAAAATAAACCTCCTCCGTAATTTGATCTTTGATCTTTATAACAGAAATGATCCCGATACGGCATTAAGCGAACTTGTCCCGAAATTAACAGAACTTTCTCAAGAAAGTTTGGCGGATAATTCAGAATCAGATTCAGAAGCAATCTTACGAGAAATGCGTAAAATCAATACTTTAGTTTTGGCATTGATGAGTAGTCAGAATTCTGCTTCAGATTATCAGATAGAAACCTTTAAGAATGAAGATAATAACCTCAAAAGTATCATCTGCCTTACCAAACTTGCAACTGCTTTGCCGACAACTCTTTGGCTAAAATGGTACACCCATTGCAATGTAGAAAGTAAAGAAAAAAGTGGTCCATCTAAATCTTTAATTGATGATATTTTAAAAGATGAATCAACTTGTATCTGGAAAACAGATAGCACAACAGAATCATTTATCACCTTTGCCACTGAATCAGGAGACTCCAAAAAAACAACTGCCGCAGAAGTCGTTATTGCCTGTGGGTTTGTGGCGGCTTGTTATAATCTTTTAGAATATTCAGCGAATAAAATTGGTGTTCTTTATAGTAACTCAGATAATTCTAATAACTCAGGGGAAACAATGCTAAAATTACGTGAATTATACCAATATAGGAATGATCTTAAAACACTGAATGATTTTGGTCATAAATTTCGCAATGAATTAGAACAATTAGGATTCAAAGAATTTGAAAATGCAGCATTAATATGGTTCAAAATCATCTCCATATCTTTTCCTCAATCAAGTTCATCAGATGAAGAAATTTTACATCACTTTATCAAACAGATTATGGTCATAGCTACTACAGATATAACATAA
- a CDS encoding peptidoglycan-binding protein, with translation MDYPETIIKRGSTGEAVKEIQERLGVQQTGVFGPTTESCVSAFQKAFGLEVDGEVGPITWAALFATQPSQDLGVASLMEAQRRVGVKERPLGSNKGPEVDEYLKRAGVPSPNPWCMAFVYYCVDEAAKKLGKPNPLTKTAFCPTLYNWAKEHGRLVSKPEIGDIFLCIGTPQGHYHTGFVNGPVTNNHFSTVEGNSNYDGSANGTEVAMRKPGRLITSCHYVRL, from the coding sequence ATGGATTACCCCGAAACAATTATTAAACGTGGCAGTACAGGCGAAGCCGTTAAAGAAATTCAAGAACGGTTAGGAGTTCAACAAACTGGAGTTTTTGGACCTACCACTGAATCTTGTGTCTCAGCCTTTCAGAAGGCATTCGGGCTCGAAGTTGACGGAGAAGTCGGACCCATAACATGGGCTGCACTCTTTGCTACTCAACCTTCTCAAGATTTAGGGGTAGCATCTCTTATGGAGGCACAACGGCGAGTTGGTGTCAAAGAAAGACCATTAGGGAGCAACAAAGGTCCAGAAGTAGATGAGTACCTCAAACGTGCTGGAGTCCCTTCCCCGAACCCTTGGTGTATGGCTTTTGTTTACTACTGCGTAGATGAAGCAGCCAAGAAATTAGGCAAACCCAACCCCCTAACGAAAACTGCCTTCTGTCCCACCCTCTATAACTGGGCAAAAGAACATGGTCGTCTTGTGTCCAAACCGGAGATCGGAGATATCTTTCTGTGCATCGGCACTCCACAAGGTCACTATCATACAGGTTTTGTCAACGGTCCCGTCACCAATAACCATTTTTCTACGGTCGAAGGCAATTCAAATTATGACGGTAGTGCTAATGGAACAGAAGTTGCAATGCGTAAACCCGGTCGCCTAATTACTTCATGCCACTACGTCCGTTTATAG
- a CDS encoding KGK domain-containing protein, whose protein sequence is MTDNYKHLKNEAHVVHIIDQDVHRFYVDESMFKLGHLIEGIKCKLIDLSRKDLHTENEKINRKKWLHDGVEVEVLKVGALDWQKGKLKLKVTVEFCPDEPELNLDEFREN, encoded by the coding sequence ATGACAGATAATTATAAACATCTTAAAAATGAAGCCCATGTTGTTCATATTATTGATCAGGATGTTCATAGATTTTATGTTGATGAATCTATGTTTAAATTAGGTCATTTAATAGAAGGAATTAAGTGTAAACTAATCGATCTTTCTCGCAAGGATTTACACACTGAAAATGAAAAAATAAATCGAAAAAAATGGCTACATGACGGGGTAGAAGTAGAAGTATTAAAAGTTGGTGCTTTAGATTGGCAAAAAGGTAAATTAAAATTAAAAGTTACCGTTGAATTTTGCCCCGATGAACCAGAATTAAATTTAGATGAATTTAGAGAAAATTAA
- a CDS encoding HNH endonuclease, with product MSKTPRIPIPLEVRKYIYNRDNYQCQSCRKTIQETTLNIDHIIPLAKGGSNDMSNLQTLCVKCNQAKKANLDSRFRRHFSN from the coding sequence ATGAGTAAAACTCCTCGTATTCCCATTCCCTTAGAAGTAAGAAAATATATCTATAATCGAGACAATTATCAATGTCAGAGCTGTAGAAAAACTATTCAAGAAACAACTTTAAATATTGATCATATTATTCCTTTAGCAAAAGGTGGAAGTAATGATATGAGTAATTTACAAACTCTTTGTGTTAAATGTAATCAGGCAAAAAAAGCTAATCTTGATAGTCGTTTTCGTCGTCATTTTAGTAATTAA
- a CDS encoding ATP-dependent helicase, with protein sequence MEKLINNLRTGQQELAKWEGGKMAVSAVPGAGKSHSLAVAAAITINKNNLNNNRQLLIVTYTRSATASIKNSIKKILEELNLPPIGFTVQTIHGLAVNIANRHPLLSQLHLEISTLIDATPSHRIIRTTVTEWAKNHEEYYHLLLKGKNTETEESERLRRDSVLLTEVLPNFAHNVIRQIKSSGLTEYDLDTLQDDPTNPYPLMAIARGLYHEYQELMQKENLIDYDDLILGALRVLENDNARKIWQEEIFGVFEDEAQDSSPLQGKLLEILATDSDNSEVNFIRVGDPNQAINSTFTASDPLYFKLFCDQCQEIGQFFAMNQAGRSSKIIIDTANTTLKWINQQIREKFEDKSFNKLDSILPFREQEINIVDREDKQLDANPQAEGKGVEIYEPENIYQTVELISKRIIQLFNNQKAKETYNLAILVRENRQGSFLYKHLEFLKNNYNIKIQLINDINNYAHIPRQILSILQFIDCPHSREYLKNALETLQNKILIEAQDLNALSIYPEKFLYPSAIEPPQSKQTKKARNYCLKLLKSRLELPHYRLIPFISSLLEYQASELATAQKLSDKIHKQIIGNSSLKTMISTLQEIINSEKFEGVETDNQNIYTEKGQVTIMTMHKAKGLQWDYVFLPFLHENVIPGSADPYVPKSAKFLGNYNLPDITRTILRSLTHQKNSGHKNSPLTSISLASHESHQLKQGEEYRLLYVAMTRAKKLLWMSSAKKAPWRWNYFEDNGNVFQLQDSKPCSVIMMLKSVQK encoded by the coding sequence ATGGAAAAATTAATTAATAATTTAAGAACTGGACAACAAGAATTGGCAAAATGGGAAGGCGGTAAAATGGCAGTTTCAGCAGTACCAGGGGCAGGAAAATCTCATAGTTTAGCGGTGGCTGCTGCTATTACTATTAATAAAAATAATCTTAATAATAATCGACAATTACTTATTGTTACTTATACGAGATCTGCCACCGCTAGTATTAAAAATAGTATAAAAAAAATATTAGAAGAATTAAATTTACCTCCCATTGGTTTTACTGTACAAACAATTCATGGATTAGCGGTTAATATTGCCAATCGTCATCCTTTATTGTCTCAACTTCATCTCGAAATTAGTACATTAATTGATGCAACTCCTAGCCATCGCATCATTCGCACAACGGTTACAGAATGGGCAAAAAATCACGAAGAATATTATCATCTACTATTGAAAGGTAAAAATACTGAAACAGAAGAAAGTGAAAGATTAAGAAGAGATTCCGTATTATTAACGGAAGTTTTGCCTAATTTTGCCCATAATGTTATTCGTCAAATTAAAAGTTCAGGTTTAACAGAATATGATCTCGATACATTACAAGATGATCCTACTAATCCTTATCCTTTAATGGCGATCGCACGAGGACTATATCACGAATATCAGGAATTGATGCAAAAAGAAAATTTAATTGATTATGATGACTTAATTTTGGGAGCATTAAGAGTTTTAGAAAACGATAATGCGAGAAAAATATGGCAAGAAGAAATTTTTGGAGTATTTGAAGACGAAGCTCAAGATTCTAGCCCATTACAAGGAAAACTACTGGAAATTTTGGCTACTGATTCTGATAATAGCGAGGTAAATTTTATTCGAGTGGGCGATCCTAATCAAGCCATTAACTCAACATTTACAGCTTCTGATCCCCTTTACTTTAAACTTTTTTGCGATCAATGTCAAGAAATAGGGCAATTTTTTGCTATGAATCAGGCAGGGAGAAGTAGTAAAATCATTATAGACACAGCAAACACGACTTTAAAGTGGATTAATCAACAAATTAGGGAAAAATTTGAAGATAAATCTTTCAATAAATTAGATTCTATTTTACCTTTTCGAGAACAAGAAATAAACATAGTTGATAGAGAAGATAAACAACTTGATGCTAATCCACAAGCCGAAGGCAAAGGAGTTGAAATCTATGAGCCAGAAAATATATATCAAACCGTTGAATTAATCAGTAAAAGAATCATTCAATTATTTAATAATCAAAAAGCAAAAGAGACTTATAATTTAGCAATTTTAGTAAGAGAAAATCGTCAAGGTTCTTTTTTATATAAACACTTAGAATTTTTAAAAAATAATTATAATATTAAAATACAACTCATCAATGATATTAATAATTATGCTCATATTCCTCGACAAATATTATCTATTCTACAGTTTATAGATTGTCCTCATTCTCGTGAATACCTCAAAAATGCCTTAGAAACTCTCCAAAATAAAATATTAATTGAAGCTCAAGACTTAAATGCTTTAAGTATTTATCCTGAAAAATTTTTATATCCTAGTGCTATTGAACCACCACAGTCTAAACAGACAAAAAAAGCAAGAAACTATTGTTTAAAATTACTAAAATCTCGCTTAGAATTACCCCATTATCGATTAATTCCCTTCATTTCTTCACTATTAGAATATCAAGCATCAGAATTAGCTACTGCTCAAAAATTAAGTGATAAAATTCATAAACAAATTATTGGTAATAGCTCATTAAAAACCATGATTTCAACTTTACAAGAAATTATTAATTCAGAAAAATTTGAAGGGGTAGAAACAGATAATCAAAACATTTATACAGAAAAAGGACAAGTTACTATTATGACTATGCACAAAGCTAAGGGTTTACAATGGGATTATGTATTTTTACCATTCTTACATGAAAATGTTATTCCGGGCAGTGCTGATCCATACGTACCAAAAAGTGCTAAATTCTTAGGTAACTATAATTTACCAGATATTACCAGAACCATTTTGCGATCGCTTACTCATCAAAAAAATTCTGGTCATAAAAATTCGCCTTTGACGAGTATTTCTTTAGCATCCCATGAAAGTCATCAACTAAAACAGGGAGAAGAATATCGTTTATTATACGTAGCAATGACTAGAGCAAAAAAATTACTATGGATGTCATCAGCAAAAAAAGCACCTTGGCGATGGAATTATTTTGAAGATAATGGTAATGTATTTCAACTGCAAGATTCAAAACCATGTTCTGTTATTATGATGTTAAAATCAGTGCAAAAATAA
- a CDS encoding DUF3593 domain-containing protein: MSKETLFAVSLFPYLGFLWFLGRSQKVPKMALMGFYLLLLFVAITIPAGIYAETHYQTSLANVDWLHGGAEFFLTLSNIFVVLGFRRVVIEKEKEKKEGVTESNI, translated from the coding sequence ATGAGCAAAGAAACCTTATTTGCCGTTTCTCTGTTTCCCTATCTCGGATTCTTATGGTTTTTAGGGCGATCTCAAAAAGTGCCTAAAATGGCTTTAATGGGTTTTTATTTATTATTATTATTCGTTGCAATTACAATACCTGCGGGGATTTATGCAGAAACTCACTATCAAACTTCATTAGCGAATGTAGATTGGTTACATGGAGGTGCAGAATTTTTCTTAACTTTATCTAATATTTTTGTAGTGTTGGGGTTTCGTAGAGTTGTTATTGAAAAAGAAAAAGAAAAAAAAGAGGGGGTTACTGAATCTAACATCTGA
- a CDS encoding PEP-CTERM sorting domain-containing protein produces the protein MNLVKILSQSVFFITGATIFTMATTGTAQAIVLTFEGLQDLESVNNFYDGGFGGNGSGPGPDYDITFSSNSLAIIDGDAGGSGNFGGEPSPDTVLFFLDGPAAIMNVANGFTTGFSFYYSAINNPGFINVYDDLNGTGNLLATLNLPLTPFDGAPDPTGQFSPLLPLGVAFNGTAKSVDFGGTVNQIAFDNITLGSDIPDPTDVPEPLTILGTVSAGIMGTLMKKKRKQKA, from the coding sequence ATGAATCTAGTAAAAATACTTAGTCAATCAGTTTTTTTTATTACCGGTGCAACAATCTTTACTATGGCAACAACAGGAACAGCTCAAGCAATTGTATTAACCTTTGAGGGATTACAGGATTTAGAATCTGTTAATAATTTCTATGATGGTGGTTTCGGCGGTAACGGTAGTGGTCCTGGTCCAGATTATGATATTACTTTTTCATCAAATTCTTTAGCTATTATAGATGGGGATGCTGGAGGTAGTGGAAATTTCGGGGGTGAACCTAGTCCTGATACTGTCCTGTTTTTCCTAGACGGTCCTGCTGCCATTATGAACGTCGCTAACGGTTTTACTACGGGTTTTTCCTTCTATTATTCGGCAATTAATAACCCTGGATTTATTAATGTTTATGACGATTTAAATGGAACAGGCAATTTACTTGCGACTTTAAACTTACCACTGACTCCTTTTGATGGAGCTCCAGATCCTACAGGACAATTTAGTCCATTGCTTCCTCTTGGTGTAGCTTTTAATGGAACTGCTAAATCTGTTGATTTTGGTGGTACTGTCAATCAAATAGCTTTCGATAACATTACTTTAGGTTCAGATATACCTGATCCGACTGATGTCCCTGAACCTTTAACGATTTTAGGCACTGTAAGTGCTGGTATTATGGGAACTTTGATGAAGAAAAAACGGAAACAAAAGGCTTGA
- a CDS encoding cadmium resistance transporter, which translates to MNTWLISTLITSVAVAFATTFDDNIYLTIFFGKINRTFRPRHIVIGEYLGFTLLVLISLVGFLGGLVISHLWIGLLGFLPISIGIANLLNRQEDEIQDVNTNFYNYTRPTPKRSLIATIRDPQTYKVSAVTVANGGNNIAIYIPLFASASLPSLGIILAVLYTIIGIWCFLSYNLTRQPHLAIIISRYLKRFFPFVLIWLGMSIIIDNQSYELFTSLPLFSW; encoded by the coding sequence ATGAATACTTGGCTTATTAGTACTTTAATAACTAGCGTTGCCGTCGCCTTTGCTACAACTTTTGATGACAACATTTATTTAACTATATTTTTTGGAAAAATTAATCGTACTTTTCGCCCTAGACATATTGTAATTGGCGAATATTTGGGGTTTACTTTGTTAGTTTTAATCAGTTTAGTTGGATTTTTAGGTGGTTTAGTTATTTCTCATCTCTGGATTGGATTATTGGGCTTTTTACCGATAAGTATTGGTATCGCTAATCTTTTAAATAGACAAGAAGACGAAATCCAAGATGTTAATACTAATTTTTACAATTATACTCGTCCGACACCTAAAAGAAGTTTAATTGCAACTATTCGAGATCCTCAAACTTATAAGGTTTCTGCCGTCACTGTTGCTAATGGTGGTAACAATATTGCCATCTATATCCCTTTATTTGCTAGTGCCAGTCTTCCCAGCTTAGGAATCATTTTAGCAGTACTTTATACTATTATCGGAATATGGTGTTTTCTTTCTTACAACCTTACCCGTCAACCCCATCTTGCAATTATTATCTCCCGTTATCTTAAACGCTTTTTTCCCTTTGTCTTAATTTGGTTAGGTATGTCGATTATCATTGATAATCAATCTTATGAGCTTTTCACTAGTTTGCCTCTATTCTCCTGGTAA
- a CDS encoding cadmium resistance transporter: MNQVFIAIITGITAFIATNIDDLVILLILFAQVKEEKITKIHVISGSYWGFIVIILLSLIGFFGGLIISPSWIGLLGILPIIIGIKQLIQPDNETEEVQLVTSEYVNLSNRHPFLSFVSQILHPQTYKVAVITFANGGDNIGVYVPLFATNNLMNLMIILLVFFVLKAISCYLAYRLIKNPKIADIITKYGNNIVPYILIGLGFFIFWKNGTFSLLYKG; encoded by the coding sequence ATGAATCAAGTTTTCATTGCTATTATTACGGGGATTACTGCCTTTATTGCTACAAACATTGATGATTTAGTTATTTTATTGATTTTATTTGCTCAAGTTAAAGAAGAAAAAATCACAAAAATTCATGTAATAAGTGGTTCTTATTGGGGATTTATTGTTATTATTTTATTAAGTTTAATAGGTTTTTTTGGAGGTTTAATTATCTCTCCATCATGGATTGGATTATTAGGAATTTTACCTATTATTATTGGTATTAAACAACTTATTCAGCCTGATAATGAAACAGAAGAAGTACAATTAGTAACAAGTGAGTATGTTAATTTAAGTAATCGTCATCCTTTTCTAAGCTTTGTCTCTCAAATCCTTCATCCTCAAACCTATAAAGTAGCAGTAATTACTTTTGCAAATGGAGGAGATAATATCGGTGTTTATGTACCCTTATTTGCCACTAATAATCTGATGAATTTAATGATTATTTTATTAGTGTTTTTTGTTCTTAAAGCAATATCCTGTTATTTAGCTTATCGATTAATTAAAAATCCTAAAATTGCTGATATTATTACTAAATATGGTAACAATATTGTTCCTTATATTTTGATTGGATTAGGTTTTTTTATTTTTTGGAAAAATGGAACTTTTAGCTTACTTTATAAAGGATAA